ATCTGCGCGTGGAGGGTGGAAGCACGATCGGCATCGCCGGAAGAAGCGGCGCCGGGAAGACGACCATCGGAAATCTGCTCTACAATCTGTATAACGTAGATGACGGCGAGCTGCTGATCGATGGTGTGAATGTGCAGGAGATGAACCTGCACAGCCTGCGGAGCCAGGTGGGAATAGTTCATCAGGAGACGGTGCTGTATGATCATACGCTGCGGTATAATCTTTCTTTTACGAATAACCGGGATAATGACCTGCTGTTAATGGAAGCGCTTAAGAAGGCGGCCCTGCATGAGCTTGTACTGACCTTCCCTGACGGATTGGATACGATGCTTGGCACATACGGCCAGGAATTGTCCGGCGGGCAGAAGCAGCGCCTGAGTATCGCAAGAATCCTGGTTAAGAATCCGAAGATTCTGATCTTCGATGAGGCGACCTCCTTCCTCGACAGCAGAAATGAGACGCTCATCCGGGAGATGATCCGTAAGCTTGCACAGGACCGCACAATGATTATTATCGCCCATCGGCTCTCTACAATCAGGGACTGTGACAGAATCGCCGTTCTGGAGGATGGCGTGGTTACGGGGTACGATACGCATGACGTGTTGATTAGAGAGAACCGGACGTATATCAGCTTATTCAGTGAACAGTGTGAGGGAGGCGAGGCGGTATGAGCAGACGGGCAACGTTCAAGGCATTAACAAGGGATATTGGCGGTATCCGCAAGCCTCTGCTGGCGCTCGCTTTTTTCAAACTTTGGAATTTACTGCTCGGACTTATTCCGTTGTTCCTGTATTCACGGCTCGTTAACCGGGTGCTGGTGGGCCGGAACCTTCATGAGCTGTGGCTGATTATTGCCGGGTATCTGGGAACCTTCCTGCTTACGACGCTCGGGATTGCCGCCAGCAGGCGCTACTCCAACCAGTTGATGCTGAAGTATGACTTGAGAATCAAGCATAAGCTGCTGAATACTGTGCTTCATCTGGATTATGAGGACTATAGCAGATATAGCGTTGGCGATGTCAGAGGCCGGATTGAGCAGGATGCTGCGGTGGCCGGGAGATTTTTCACGACTCATATTCTAGAGTTCATCTACTCTGTGGTGTATGCTGCTGCGCTGGCTGTGATTCTATTATGCTATGATTGGCGGATTGCGCTGCTCAGCTTCATCTTCGTTCCGGTCTCCCTGTGGACGGTGCATCACCTGGGGGAGAAATCGCGGACGGCCGGAGAAGAGCTGTGGACGCTGCAGAACGCATATGAATCCTTCCTGCATGGCAATCTGCAGAACTGGAAGGATATTAAGGCCAATCATCTGGAGGAGGCCCAACTGGCAGAATTGAACAGACATTACATGAGAATCCGGCCGGTCTGGTTCCGTAACCAGCTCTATCTGCATCTGGGCGTCACCTATTCGTTCTTCACCAAGAACTTTATTACCCAACTGTTCATCTACTTTATTGGCGGACTGTTCGTCATTAAAGGATATTCGCAGGTCGGCGTCCTGCTGGTGTTCATCAGCTTCTACGGGCAGTTCTTCGGGTTCATCGAGAGCATCAGCAATGGCATGATCAACTACCGCAAGGATTCGGTGAATATCAGCAAGGTGATTGGGCTGTTAGCGGCAGAAACGGACAAGCGGCCGTACAAGCATA
This region of Paenibacillus sp. FSL K6-1096 genomic DNA includes:
- a CDS encoding ABC transporter ATP-binding protein codes for the protein MSRRATFKALTRDIGGIRKPLLALAFFKLWNLLLGLIPLFLYSRLVNRVLVGRNLHELWLIIAGYLGTFLLTTLGIAASRRYSNQLMLKYDLRIKHKLLNTVLHLDYEDYSRYSVGDVRGRIEQDAAVAGRFFTTHILEFIYSVVYAAALAVILLCYDWRIALLSFIFVPVSLWTVHHLGEKSRTAGEELWTLQNAYESFLHGNLQNWKDIKANHLEEAQLAELNRHYMRIRPVWFRNQLYLHLGVTYSFFTKNFITQLFIYFIGGLFVIKGYSQVGVLLVFISFYGQFFGFIESISNGMINYRKDSVNISKVIGLLAAETDKRPYKHINGSDVDVQQLRFRYEGNDSFALEDISFTVGKGEHLAIAGLSGSGKSTLAKLLTGQLRPQEGRICIGGIDLTSVNSGSISAKVSIVVQEPVLFNMTIRENLLLAKPGATGAELVECCRRASIYPFIEALEHGLDTVIGEKGMKLSGGQKQRLSIARAILQDRDIIIFDESTSALDSGNESDIMAELKSLSAGKTMISIAHRWSTVQACDRIMVLQAGRVAACDTHENLINHSEAYKLLFQSQYKAG